One genomic window of bacterium includes the following:
- a CDS encoding PmeII family type II restriction endonuclease codes for MSRKSRPVAPTGTPRSNVVSVAEAKQLRASVGLARATGPSAKKIQRALQTYVEQFDFWYTAQWTTILDNYVERVVRRINPYVRRAQHGDCTPEELATALVADWDSRNFVTAGGQALEAMAIDLGKDCEKAGAEGVDIERRPPQDPTTVHLYVVKSGAVTRNTDIVGKMKQNLRAAARRLQQNPGVRNVVLNYATCVGTTNSTNADGVLRPSSARFWSEITGVPENKAMALVWSVANAAAAAITRPEVNRRALVAQVAAYLAKPQSPTRIDWEFLVKTVSEPPSSYRAEHARRDTEARRRGDAVMAAG; via the coding sequence ATGTCGAGAAAAAGCAGGCCTGTTGCCCCAACGGGTACACCCAGATCCAACGTGGTTTCAGTTGCGGAAGCCAAACAGCTTCGGGCATCGGTTGGCCTTGCGCGGGCTACGGGGCCATCCGCGAAGAAAATCCAACGGGCGCTCCAGACCTACGTCGAGCAGTTCGATTTTTGGTACACGGCGCAGTGGACGACGATTCTCGACAATTACGTGGAACGGGTTGTCCGTAGGATCAACCCCTACGTGCGCCGCGCCCAACACGGGGACTGCACGCCAGAAGAATTGGCAACCGCCCTGGTGGCCGATTGGGATAGCCGGAATTTTGTCACCGCAGGGGGGCAGGCTTTGGAGGCGATGGCCATCGACCTCGGGAAGGACTGCGAAAAGGCAGGTGCAGAGGGTGTCGATATCGAGCGGCGGCCCCCGCAGGACCCAACAACCGTTCACCTTTACGTGGTGAAGAGCGGAGCCGTGACACGAAATACTGACATCGTGGGGAAAATGAAGCAAAACCTTCGAGCGGCAGCCAGACGCTTGCAGCAGAACCCCGGGGTGCGCAACGTCGTGCTCAATTATGCGACCTGTGTCGGGACCACGAACAGCACGAATGCAGACGGCGTTTTGCGCCCATCTTCAGCCCGGTTTTGGTCGGAGATCACGGGCGTCCCAGAGAATAAAGCCATGGCCCTTGTCTGGTCCGTGGCAAACGCGGCTGCAGCGGCCATTACCCGGCCGGAGGTGAATCGGCGGGCACTTGTTGCTCAAGTTGCAGCGTACCTCGCCAAGCCCCAAAGCCCGACCAGGATCGACTGGGAATTTCTTGTCAAGACGGTATCAGAACCGCCGAGTTCGTACAGAGCCGAGCATGCCAGACGCGATACTGAAGCCCGCCGACGTGGCGATGCAGTCATGGCAGCAGGTTGA
- a CDS encoding transposase has product MNSLQIAKKVQVVATLVEGNSIRSTERLTGAHRDTVMRLGRDVGEGCERLHDRLFRDLQVNILEVDELWSFVGKKQGRLQPTDPKEFGDSYTFLGTDATKKAIISYTVGNRDSTTTQEFCQDLRGRVLNRPQISSDGFQPYIAAIEDAFGEEVDYAQVVKEYSGSTVLVPASTRYSPARVKSITRTRISGQPDPTHISTSYVERTNLSVRMGCRRFTRLTNGFSKKLRHHRASVALWVAYYNLCRVHETLRTTPAMALGVTDHVWTIEELVREALAGEEQPRSQPPSKPEPQSMPPAPQPTQRPRFTVIQGGRA; this is encoded by the coding sequence ATGAACTCGCTCCAGATCGCCAAGAAGGTTCAGGTGGTCGCCACCCTGGTTGAGGGCAACTCCATCCGCTCCACCGAGCGGCTGACCGGCGCCCACCGGGACACCGTCATGCGGCTGGGGCGGGATGTGGGCGAGGGCTGCGAGCGACTGCACGACCGGCTGTTCCGGGACTTGCAGGTGAACATCCTCGAGGTGGACGAGCTGTGGTCGTTCGTGGGGAAGAAGCAGGGGCGCCTGCAGCCGACCGATCCGAAGGAATTTGGGGACTCCTACACCTTCCTGGGCACGGACGCGACCAAGAAGGCGATCATCTCCTACACGGTGGGCAACCGGGACAGCACGACCACCCAGGAGTTCTGCCAGGATCTCCGGGGCCGGGTGCTCAACCGGCCGCAGATCAGCAGCGACGGATTCCAGCCCTACATCGCTGCGATCGAAGATGCCTTCGGGGAGGAAGTGGACTACGCCCAGGTGGTCAAGGAGTACTCGGGCAGCACCGTCCTGGTTCCCGCGTCCACCCGGTACTCGCCGGCCCGGGTGAAGTCCATCACGCGCACCCGGATCTCCGGTCAGCCGGACCCCACGCACATCAGCACCTCCTACGTGGAGCGCACGAACCTGAGCGTCCGCATGGGCTGCCGCCGGTTCACCCGGCTCACCAACGGGTTCAGCAAGAAGCTGCGGCACCACCGGGCCTCCGTGGCCCTCTGGGTGGCCTACTACAACCTCTGCCGCGTGCACGAGACGCTGCGAACCACCCCGGCGATGGCCCTGGGCGTCACCGACCACGTGTGGACGATCGAGGAACTGGTGCGGGAGGCTCTGGCCGGCGAGGAGCAGCCCCGCAGCCAACCCCCCAGCAAGCCCGAGCCCCAGAGCATGCCTCCGGCCCCGCAGCCCACCCAGCGCCCCCGGTTCACCGTCATCCAGGGCGGCCGGGCCTAA